From Rhododendron vialii isolate Sample 1 chromosome 7a, ASM3025357v1:
CACTATATGTATTTATGCGTGTGTCTGTATATTCAAATTTTCTTGTGACTGAATTTCAGTTTGTTCGTATTTTGATTTGTTGAATcaggagagaaagaagagaaagaaaagaaggcgAAGAAGCTGCAGGCCAAAAGGAATAAGATGAAAGTAAtctccttttctctttctctccttaTAATTTGtttgatcatgttttttttcattttgtttcctgATTTTTACCATGTTTTGTAATTCATGACAAAATTTCTGGGCGAACTCTGAATAATTAATTGTAATTCGGATTATGCCCGGTTTATAGAAATGATTTAGGATATGTAATCCACAGGATTGATATTGAGGGATTACAATGCAacatttcacaaatttttttcattgttgTTTGTTCCTTTGCTCCTCCGGTTGTGCTTTGTCTGTGTCTTCCTTGGTTCTCTGTTTGGAATTTCCTAACTACAGTGATAATGCAATCCCATCGCTAAATATATCATGCCAACACCGGAAATGTAGCTCCAGAAAATTTGAATCCAATCCCATCCGGCCAATCAAAACAGGTTTCATGTTAGAAGTTATACGTGAGAAGATTAGTGGCTGGTTGCGAGGGTTAAGTTGGATGGCAAAATGTGATTAACATTTCTTGTTACTTGGACTAAATCTTAGATAGCTAGCCTAGTGGGTAAGGTTCCCTTCATCCCCAGGTGAGACTCGGTTTTGAGTCTTGCCAGTGGCAAGGGGGTGTGGGGGTAAACACTTATGTCCACTTGTACCTAGGTGGTGCTGTGGTGATGGTCTGTCCTCTCGGAcagtagctatggctcgaaccggaCATTCTACAATGGGTAGGGAGCCCCTATGGTTACACCCAAGGGGGGTTGCTACGCTGGTCgccccctcccaccctttttcggataaaaataaataaaaaaatcttagaTAGCTCGGAATGTATTGAGAAGCTTCTTGTTTAGGAACGTATTGACAAACTTCTTTTTTATGTGTTTAGGTTGATGGTAATgacaagaagaacaagaagatgaaGGGTGCAAGTGGATTCCAAGTTGGGAAGAGAAAGTTGAAGACGAAGCTGACAGCATTGGCGAAAGCCAAAGCTGCACAAGCGATGGAAGTTGACAAATGAGGTTTTACTCTACTTTGTGTCATTGAGGCATATTTTGAGAGTCTAGTGCACGCCATGTGCTACTGGAATTTGCACCATAGCTAACTTTAGTACTTGTAAATTAGAAAGGGAAGGGTTTCTCTACCTATGTACTCATTACTCATTAGCACTTTCTTCTCAAGTTGTTGGTTTCTCTGGAATGCtgtttcttttgaaattgtggGGTTTCTTTTTATTAGTGCTTACTAGTTATGCATTCATCATTTTTGCCCAGATAGTGTATGTGCGGTCCCATATATTTGAATTGGTGCGTGATGAAACCTTAGTTATCTTGCCTTGGTGGTACAGATCATAAAGTTGTTGTGAAGGATCAAGTCCCATCTCTtacaaaagaagaaggaaattcGGTCTAGAACTTAGAGTTGAATCCTTTGTACACTTAATGGTCAAAAGTTGCAAGACAATTGGTGTGTAGGCCAAAACACTATTTGCTTATAAGGCATTTAGTTGAAATATAATGGAGCTTGGAGGTGGTTTTACAAATATTGGTGATGTAAATGTCTTCTTGTGACCCAATTCAGCTTACAACAGCAATTAACAGAATTGGGAGAGGTCTGCTGTCTGTGCCTTGCTATAGCAAGTTCTCGACACTTTGGCTATTGTATTCGAGAGTGATTTTAGGGTGTTGCTTTGTGAGTATTACCAAACACAGTCTACATGTTCTAATACACCCACACACACTTCAGTATGCAGTGAATGGGATCTACTACACGCAAACAACCACTCCAATCTTGTATACCAAATTTTCTTCCGTGCTTAATTATTTCCATTTTGTTCAATTTGTAATCCCCGTGATATAATTTTCTAACTCAACATAATGTGTAGaaagttgattgaaaagctAATGCGCAGAAATAAGGAAATGTCGATGGAAGAGCTTTGTCTTCATATTGATGTAGAAGTGTGaggttttgtgtttgtttttgtttcctggAGAGTTTTCCACCCAGGGACCTTTGTAGAGTATGAAAATCTTGACTGGTATGTGGTTGGTTGTGTTTATTTGCTCAATACGTTCATGCCTGTAAATGGGTTAGAgtcgtcttctttttttctttttctctgatAACTTCGGTCTGagccagcttacgtgcacctcgaaTAATCCTGAGAGCTCAATTCCATCGCCTACTACTGGGGATGCCAATTAGAGTCTTCTTATTTACTTGATCGGATCTTGCTGTTCGACTAgagtttaatgcttaatttgtaAAACAAACTAAAGTTATGACAGAGTTTTCCATTAATAGGAAGTGGGTTGCTTAGTCAAACCAGCACTTGTTTATGCTTTGGAATAAGTTCTATTTACTACCCATACCTAATTGATAGTTCTTCAACTAATATAGGTTGAGAGTTGCTCTACCAACCAACATACTCTTCCCTAATTCAACTGTCAGGTCATTTTCTTTGAATTACTCACCTTTACCTTTTCTGGAGATGATTTTCTTGCAATTTGTCTTTTATATTGCACTAGTCTTAATTCATTCAGAGTATTTCCTTGTAGAATATATTtgaatcttgtttttgttaatgaaaaagaaaatataaggaatatttcttgcattttcttttcccttcacaaattttagggttttttagTTCACTCTTGCTTGTTTTATTTGCGATAGAATATGATacagaataagaaaaaaataatcaggATTATCAAATGGACCCTAATTTCTCCCCCTTTAATTGGAAACCGGTTAAGTTGTCATCGGACTTTGGGTTGGAGGTGCACagctgcgcacctccgagccgtcggatcgtgcattcgacggcttggatctcatctcggcaaccaacgatcgagagccgtctattgccaagatgagatccgagctgtcggatgcacgatctgacGGCTCAAACCGTGCTGCGCACACGACACCACTGTACAGCACCATCTCCCAATTGGTTATCATCTGTGTTTAAAACAAGCTACTCTAGCTGGGAATTGACAGTAAACACTTGAAGCTGATGTCCTTTTACTAATTTGGAGTTTTAGATCCCAAGTCAGCAAACTATTGAAATTCATACCTCACATCACTTGTACCAAAAGTGTTAAAACCTCCGTTCTCCTGCAATTTCAATCGCAAGATTATAAAAAGACTTTTCCCAGAAAAAAACTATTGTACAATCGTGCTGTTGAAATTGAACAGAAACAGAGATACACACTTTTTCTGTGCAAAAGATTTGACCTCTAGAATTGACTGGGGTGCCAATGGAGGGAATATTGCATGTGAGCCAATGAGATCCAATCTTGTCCACGATAATGGaaactaagaaaataaataaatgtaaggaaaaataaatgaagAAGTGACTAAAGGAGAGTAGTAGTACTCATGTTGTCCACTAATAATCCAATGGTGAGATTTGGCTCTCTTTTAGTGTACAAGGGGATAATATTTGGCCACTTTCCTCTGTTGcagatattttcttttcttttcttcttttttttttttttttctgagctTTCCAAACAGAATCCTTCCCAAGGGGGGTGTGGTGGGCCGAATATTGAAGTCTTGGAATATGGAAAAAGACGTTGAACCCTATCCGGGTTGGGGGCCCAAACCCGATTTGTGTCAGTGAAGTCCGCATCAGTTGTCCACTTGTCACGTGATTCCCCTTCTGGCTGTTCTACCTGCCCACGCGCTGCGCCTCTCTTCAGTTGACCTTTTATCCTCCATTtggatgacaaaaaattaaaggGGTGTTCACGGTCGGACAAAATCGGGTTTAACCTGAAATTTGAACCCAATCCGACTATGTCGGGTAAGAATATTTAGGCCCGCAAATCAAACCGCACAGGTAGTAAGAACCGTCTGCGAGCCCAATTCTTTACTTCGGGTCAGGTTGGGTCCAGCCCCACGGGTAAGGAACACACCAACCCGAACCCCGAaccgaaatctgatttttaacagaaaggAAACCCATACCTGTCCGAACCCTATGTTCGACCCTGGCCGAGACCCTTATGGTCGAGTTTGccggttttttgcacacccctaacaAAAATGCTTTTTATCACTCCCCCTAGAGATACGAACTCAGATATCCTGTTGTTCTCTTAGATATTCGAGTCGTTCATGCTCGGTAATAGACAGTTCAAATTTCATCTCGATCATGCATTGTTAAGATGAAATCTAAGTCATCTATTACCGAGCATGTACAGCTCGAATATGTTGTCCCTAAGGGATCCTGAGTTTCTTGATACGAAACTATGAATTACCTTCCACGGAATtacgtttaattttttttgctctcAAAAGCACAATCTATAACATGTGATTAATATAAggtattttaaaataaattccaAATTGGCTCATCTACGTTTTAAACTgagttactccctccattccacaATGACagtctcactttctctctcttatctctattcaaataaaaaaattaactactttcgcacataatttttcaaaaaatttcgcaccgtattaaagatatcgattagtactttaatttggtgggaaaaaattcaaataattatACACagaagtaattgattttttaattgaaaaatgacatgattTTTTATGGTGAACTCTCAATATAGAACATATGTAGTATTTACAAATCTCAAATCTATGGACTCAGATAATTTATTAGCCAAACAAGTTAATGTTTGGACAAAGTTACTCTTTATACATGCACAATTTGACTATGCATATCAATGGGTGGTTGGTTTAGTAGTAAAAAATAAGACTTGCTTGGATGAGGTATTGAGGCCCAAGttcaaatttataatgtctGTTATCGAGACTAAACATACTTTTAGCATCATTCACATATGGTAGCTATGACCTTAGCTTCAGTGCCAACGTAGATATGTTGGGTTCCCTACAAATA
This genomic window contains:
- the LOC131333240 gene encoding uncharacterized protein LOC131333240, giving the protein MSKKNDLGRRKRLHEFELKREKEEKEKKAKKLQAKRNKMKVDGNDKKNKKMKGASGFQVGKRKLKTKLTALAKAKAAQAMEVDK